Proteins encoded together in one Hemitrygon akajei unplaced genomic scaffold, sHemAka1.3 Scf000156, whole genome shotgun sequence window:
- the LOC140724061 gene encoding syntaxin-5-like, with protein MNTRRRHGPSSTDQGVYLGPTQTQVLSSSSSSSAPASSILEDNMSCRDRTQEFFAACKSMQSRQNGLQVNKPHLNAVRQRSEFTVMAKRIGKDLSNTFSKLEKLTILAKRKSLFDDKAVEIEELTYIIKQDINSLNKQIAQLQDFVRAKGSQNGRHLQTHSNTIVVSLQSRLASMSNDFKSVLEVRTENLKMQRNRREQFSLATVSSLPPSAANGY; from the exons ATGAATACGCGAAGACGTCACGGTCCCTCCAGTACTGATCAGGGAGTGTACCTTGGGCCAACGCAGACACAAGTACTCTCCTCCAGCTCCTCCTCGTCAGCCCCCGCCTCTTCCATTCTCGAGGACAACATGTCGTGTCGCGATCGCACGCAGGAGTTCTTCGCTGCCTGCAAGTCAATGCAGAGCAGACAG AATGGATTACAGGTTAACAAACCTCACCTGAATGCAGTGCGTCAGCGGAGTGAATTCACAGTCATGGCCAA ACGAATTGGCAAAGATTTGAGTAACACATTCTCCAAACTGGAAAAGCTCACTATAC TTGCAAAGCGCAAATCACTCTTCGATGACAAAGCAGTTGAAATTGAAGAACTGACGTACATCATCAAACAG GATATCAACAGCCTGAACAAACAGATCGCACAACTGCAAGACTTTGTCAGAGCCAAGGGGAGCCAAAACGGGCGCCACTTACAGACACATTCCAACACCATCGTGGTCTCGCTACAG TCCAGACTGGCCTCCATGTCAAACGACTTCAAATCGGTTCTTGAAGTGAGGACAGAG AACCTCAAAATGCAACGTAACAGGAGAGAACAGTTTTCACTAGCCACGGTATCCAGTCTCCCTCCTTCGGCCGCTAACGGTTACG